Sequence from the Meleagris gallopavo isolate NT-WF06-2002-E0010 breed Aviagen turkey brand Nicholas breeding stock chromosome Z, Turkey_5.1, whole genome shotgun sequence genome:
GAAAtcctttccagttttctttggCCATCTCCTAAGTTATCTGACTTAAGGTGAAAAGGGAGATTCCACGAGAAGGGCCCAGCATTTTCCAACTTCAACAGGAGTTTAAAgtgaagcagctctgcagttccCTCTTTGGACTTGCAGGCCCTTCCTGCCatctctttctgcagctgctgcaacCATCAAGACTGGTAGCAGCAACAGTGAAACATGCAGTGGCTGTGCAGCATTAAGCAACCTGGGGACAAGCAAATGCGGAACCCTGCAGGCCCAGAAAAATTACAACAGTACCCaagatctgttttcttttgtgggCACACTTCCTACCCTGACATGAGCTTGGAGAGAAACTGATACAGAATCTTCAGGCAAGCAAAGCATATGGGAAGGCAGACAAAGCCTTCCCAGTGTGTTAGTTCAGGGAGGGGCAAGAGCCCCTGTAAACCCTCAAACCTGCTAGGAGATGCAAGAGCACAGCTCAAGTCCACAGGGCTGACAGACCTAGTTTTGCCTTGCGAAAAGCCACCCCCAGAGAAGTACAGCCCAGTTGTTGTGATGGATTTCAGGAAGCAATGTGCACTGCAAGAAAGGAAATCCTAATTAGATACTAAGAAACAAATTTTCAGAATACTACTGACTAAATATTGGAACAAAGCTCACAGGAGCGGGAAATTTCCAGACCTGGAGATATCTAGCACTCAACAGGACTAGGCTTCCCTGATGGCAAAGCTCGATCTGCTCTCCGTGGGAAATAGGACTGGAGACCTTTGCAGTACCTTCCTGCCAGAGATAGCTTACGGTTCTTGTGTTCCAGTACTGCTTACAACACTCAACAGTACTGCTTACAACACTACAACAAACTGTTGTAGGAGATGACAGCAGCTGAAAGTCTAGACAACTTTCGAAAATGGGGCATCAGAGCCTCACCTATTCACACATTAACATTCAGCTACTGCAAGCAAGGAAAGGAAGTGCCAAAAAGTCATAGGCTGTACGTTTGCAGAGCACTGGCTTGGAGATCACAACTGTTACTCAGCATCTTGCCCATCTGTCATGGCCATGTGGTGGAAAAGCGCTGGATTGATGACTTTCAGACACAGATGTTCTCAATTTACTCCTTTCACCAACTTCCTCTGCCATCAGACACATAACGAGGCCTAGATAAACCAACCTGTGGCCAGTATTCGCCCTCTATGGTTCAGGCAACCATTGGATTTACAGCAGTAGGCTTACTGTTATCATATTACGGTTATCTATGGCAGACACTGCCTTGTACATCACCCTAGAAAACGTGACTAGTTCTGTCTGCAGTGCAAGAAGCAAGAAGCCAGCAAGAGTCAATAAActgaatggaaagaaatggCTTACAAGATACTTATGCATTGAAATGTCATATTCTTCAACAAAGCTCTGGATGTTTTACATCTGAGGTCATTCTCATAGCAGCAACACTCCTATTTCTAAGGAATGAggttttctgctgaaaaactGATTGCAGAGTGTATAAAGAGTACCCATCAcatgcaaaatacaaagaatcATGAAATGGTATCATTTCGAAAGGACCTTGAAGTCACCATGGCTAATGACCAGGTTTCCCAAAGCCCCACCCAACCCAGCCcagaacacttccagggatggggcatccgcagtTCCTCTGTGCAGCCTTGGCCAGCACCTCATCTACCTctgtgtaaagaatttcttcctagcatCTGATCTAATCTAGCCTCACCAGCAAGGGCAGGCAACTAATGCCCTAAATTGCAAAACACAGTTCTCTCTTAGACAGGCAGCCCATGTACAGTCCCAAAGAGCTATGCTTACTCTCAGGTCCTGGAGGTAGCATTGTACAGGGTCATAATCCACGACAGGAAAGAGGATCCTTGCTCCACTGCTGTTCTTCACCACTCCCCGGGAAAATGACTTCACTGGCTGGTCCACACTCTCCAGATGTCGAGGAATCTGATTTGAGTTCAAATGGATGAGGACATCGTAGAGGTCCAAAGGAGGGCGGAAGACAGTCTGCAGGGAAAACAGACCAGTGCCACTTAATAGAGGACACAAGCAAGCAGGAGCAATGAGAGATTTGCCAAGTcattgtttatattttattcccTTCTCCCTAGAAAGCAGTAAAATCACAGCTGAATTTTTGCGAGAGTATGTTAGAAGTTAGCCAAAACATCCTCAAGAAAACATATCTGTACTGGACTGATGTGGAGCTCCAATCCAGGCTAAAACACATCCCTGTCCCAGCACAAGCTCTGCTTATACCAGAAGGATGTGACCCTCCATCCCCTACACCCCGTGAGTGCTGTAATCAAGACACGGTCAAGAGAAAGGCAGTATCACCTACAGCCCTCTCCTGGTATACCAGCTAAATGTTTCTTGGATCAGAAAAATGCGCTGGGAAGGTCTCACTTTACTCTTGCAGTTCAGCTGTCCAGCAAGCTAGACCTTTTAACAAGAGAGCTGTTCCTTACCCACACCAGACATCTAGACAGAAGGGCTACATCTTCTGCTCCACCAGTCTTCCAGATCTGCAGAAAGAGGTAACCACTATCCCAGGATTACAGGACTGTCTCTAAAGAAGAACCTTCCAAAAGGCCAAGCTGGTCCTCTCCACTTCTGACCCAAGTCTCCAGGAAGATCACATGAGAGCACAACAGTGGGGTGGGAAACTCAGCAAGCTAAAAAAGGTAACCACATTGATGCAGTTTCCCAAAACAAGAGAAGGGAACTGAAAAGTTAACAGGAGCAAAGCTAAACCTCAGAGGACATAAAGAGACATCTAACAACAGGACAGTCCTATCTGTCCAACAGGCAACACCCCAAAGGGCGGTAGCATCTTCCAGCAAGCAAAGAGAGGATGAGAACAGTCCCTTCTAATAGAAGAGAGCAATTCCAGACACAAATCTTTGGATACGAGGAATATGGAATTCTATATACAGCTGTATTAAAACGGAAATCTTAAAATTATCTgtatattttcatagaaatgaTGTACAGGGGGACACGTACAGAGCCACTGGACATTGTTCAGCATGAGTTGGTTTCTAGCCAGGCTGGAGAACACACACAAAGAACACTGACCAGCACCAAATCTCAATGGTGGCCCACCAAGCGCTGCTCTCCCACTCACTCTTTTTAAGTCTGTAGCTTTACTGCATTCCTTCTGAGAGTAAAGAAATGGAGCTCACAAACCCATTTCTGCATCCACATGAGAACTGGCACATACTCAAGTGACCCAAACATAAggggcaaaaaataaaattaNNNNNNNNNNNNNNNNNNNNNNNNNNNNNNNNNNNNNNNNNNNNNNNNNNNNNNNNNNNNNNNNNNNNNNNNNNNNNNNNNNNNNNNNNNNNNNNNNNNNTGTTAGTGAACAAAGTGGGAAGTCTTCTTGACCAAAGAGCtgttttttccacttaaaagcaaaatagaagATTATTTAGGTGTGAACTAGTTCATTAGATTATAGTCTGAGTTCGCAGCCCGTGCTAGTCCCAGTGACTGCACCTTGGTCTATGCCTGCACCCATGCAAAAGTTCCTGAATGAGAATCTTTGCCTCAGAGCAAAGATTCACTGAGTTTTGCATCCAGCTACCAAAATTCTTTGTTAGCAAATGCAGAGTGAAATGCAAGAGCACAGAATTACagaggttggaggggaccttgagatcactgagtcctaacccactgctaaagcaggtatCCTACATGAGGTTATGCAGTTAGACATCCAGACGGGGCCTTGAATAACTTCACAGAAGgggactccacagcctctctgagcaacctgatccagtacccttactgtaaagaatttctactGCATGTTGgcatggaacttcctatgttcaagtttaaGGCCGTTGCTCCTTGTCTTATTGCTGCataccactgagaagagcctggcctcatccatttgcctcccatctccctttagatatttgtaGACAGCAGAGCAAGCCCCAGAGCAATAATTTCC
This genomic interval carries:
- the LOC116217521 gene encoding nucleolar protein 6-like — its product is LGKSLIAPACLCPLLSGTGLFSLQTVFRPPLDLYDVLIHLNSNQIPRHLESVDQPVKSFSRGVVKNSSGARILFPVVDYDPVQCYLQDLREAFGDLALFFYDKHGGEVIAVLWKPSSFQPQPFKVSNMKGRTVTTLNSELVCVPNIEAILEDFEVLGEGLVKRVEAHTEKWTV